Genomic window (Spirosoma sp. KCTC 42546):
TGGCTCTGGCAAAAGCGGGCCACGGGTCGGTAGCCATGGTGGCCACACAGATTAGCCAGGACAACTAGGGCCAGGAGTTGTTCCAATTGGATGCGCCGTCCTTCGGCTCGCCGAGGATCGGCCAGGCCAGCAAAGGCTTCATACAGAGTCATATCCAAATAAAATTTGGCACTAATGTAAAGAAATTAAAGAACTTAACAGCCCTGCCCTTCAGGGGGAGTACTCCGAAGTGGATTTTCTCCCCCTTTAGGGGGTGGGGGGTAAAAATAAGCCGATAAAAGAGGCTGATTAAGTAAAGAAAATTCAGAACTTAACAACCCTGCCACAGGTACGGTATGTTTGTAGCCAAAGATTGTCGTGGACTCCACGACAATCTTTGGCTACAAACATCAAACCGCTATGCGGCCATTATTCACGTTAAATAGACCATTCAACTACGTAATTACCTGGTGCCAATGGTTGGGTTTAAGCTGTTTTCGGAGAGTGGGTGCTTAAATACAGATCAAGGTTTTCCAATCCGGCGGTAAAGCCCTCTTTAAAGCCCATGTCAAGAATTTTCTCCAGGTCAGTGAGCGTGTCGTACGTGATGGCAATATTGACCTGTGTAGAATCTCCTTTCTCCGTAAAGGTATTCTCCCACAAAGATCGGGGCCAATCGGGATTAAGGGTCCCGTTTTCATCACAAAATCCGTCGAGCGCCGAAAAGCTTTTTGAGGATTCAATCTGTTTAAAGTCGGCTTTTGACCAATGCTCTTCCCCTTCCGGGCCAACCATTGAATAGAGCCATGAGCCACCCGGCCTGAAATCCATTGATTTTGTTCGGGCCTGCCAGGGTTTGGGAGCCCACCATTGGTCGAGGATTTCAGGTTGGGTCCAGGCTGCCCACACCATTGGGAGTGGAGCACTAAATTCGCGGTCTACCTTGATCTGCTTGCTGTCCTTGTCAACCACAAAGTTCATCAGAATTGCCTTGTTCATTTCTGTTCTGTTTTGAGTTTAACTAATACGTCATCTAATTGGGTAAAGCGTTTTTCAACCAGGTCTCTAAACTGCTGAAGCCAGTTGTCTACGTCCTGCATTTTAGTTGGATTTAGGTGGTAGAAAATCTCCCGGCCCTGCTGTTGCTGATTCAGAAGCTCACACTCCAGCAGGACATGAATATGCTTCGAAATGGCTTGTCGGCTACTGGGAAAATGTTCCGCAATCGCATTGGGCGTCATGGCTTGCACCGCAATCAAGACCAGAATGGCTCGCCGGGTTGGGTCAGCAATCGCCTGAAAAACGTCTCGTTTCATAGAGTTGATCGACCAAATGCAACTAACTGGTTGCAAATATACGAGCAACCAATTAGTTGCGCAAATTTATTTTCACCTCATTCTGTCGAAGTGGCTACAGCTACTGATTAAGGGTATTCACCAGAATATCAGGAATAATTTACGATGCGTCCTACACAACTAAAGTTTTGTCCTACATACCGGTTTAGCCTGTAAAATACTTTTGCATTACCCAAAAGGGGTTAGCAAAACGCATTTTTTAAGGTATGAAAACAAAGGCTAAGTTAATTGCAGCACTAAAGATCTGGATAGCCATCTATCCGTCCATCACGCTATTTCTTCATTTGTTTGGCAAGCTATTATCCGGATTACCATTGTATCAACGAACATTCCTGTTAACCGTTTCATTGGTTCCGTGGGTAGTTTTTGTTGGTGTTCCTAGCGTTGATTTTTTACTCCAATCGGGTTCATTCAAAGCCAGTAAGTAATATGAATGACGATAAAATTTTTGACGTATTACTTATTGGAGGTAGCTATTCGGGGCTGGCAGCAGCTATGGCGTTGG
Coding sequences:
- a CDS encoding SRPBCC domain-containing protein, producing the protein MNKAILMNFVVDKDSKQIKVDREFSAPLPMVWAAWTQPEILDQWWAPKPWQARTKSMDFRPGGSWLYSMVGPEGEEHWSKADFKQIESSKSFSALDGFCDENGTLNPDWPRSLWENTFTEKGDSTQVNIAITYDTLTDLEKILDMGFKEGFTAGLENLDLYLSTHSPKTA
- a CDS encoding helix-turn-helix transcriptional regulator; amino-acid sequence: MKRDVFQAIADPTRRAILVLIAVQAMTPNAIAEHFPSSRQAISKHIHVLLECELLNQQQQGREIFYHLNPTKMQDVDNWLQQFRDLVEKRFTQLDDVLVKLKTEQK